One window of Microbacterium sp. Root61 genomic DNA carries:
- the mfd gene encoding transcription-repair coupling factor translates to MTVPGIVRALEQAESFRDAVAAASVDADFSLVEGLDAPLLAALLAHRRAHGRGGVLLAIAPTGRRAETLGPALQAVIPGAVSLHFPAWETLPHERLSPSPETVGQRLEVLRRVAQWDGETPLIVTASVRAALQPLAGGLNDLAPISLTMGGRGHDLGEVTERLVELAYHRVDMVSRRGEFALRGGILDVFPPVADHPYRVEFFGDEVDQIRAFSVADQRSLPGDIAAVELAASRELLLTEAVRSRARELKDEFPGIRGMLEKMSEGIPVEGMESLTPALVDEVVTLVDYLPEGTAIALVDPERAVTRAVTLSDTNREFLEAAWNAATAGAKTPVDLGAGDFVTLPKLREASQARGDVWWTLSTFDSGAADASAEGLLDPDIDVALQASAVIRLRGTAVPSFHGNVDGATAHIGELLADGWRVVVAASGQGLVERARDVLAERGIAARRVDSVLDAPEPGVAYVVATTLERGFELPEAKFAVLTETEFYGRTIGGDSRVVKKLASRRRNVVDPLQLKPGDFVVHSTHGIGKFVELTQREVSSGGRNAVKTIREYLVLEYAPSKRGYPGDKLFVPTDQLDLLSRYVGGEAPTLSRMGGSDWAQAKGKARKAVRDIAVELVKLYSARMAAKGHAFGPDTPWQRELEEAFPFAETLDQLQTIDEIKADMEKPIPMDRLLSGDVGFGKTEVAVRAAFKAIQDGKQVAMLVPTTLLVKQHIETFTERFAGFPVQVRPLSRFQSDKEAKATLAGLTDGTVDMVIGTHRILTEKVIFKDLGLMIIDEEQRFGVEHKDALKKIKTNVDILAMSATPIPRTLEMAVAGIREMSTLQTPPEDRHPILTYVGPRNDKQIAAAIRRELLREGQVFYVHNRVQSIQRVAAELAELVPEARIAVAHGQMGEHALENVVDDFWERRADVLVSTTIIETGLDIANANTIIIDRADKYGLSQLHQLRGRVGRARERAYAYFLYDEMKPLSETAADRLETIAVNNDLGSGMQVALKDLEIRGAGNMLGAEQAGHIAGVGFDLYLRMIGEAVATFRGEDTETTTELRLELPVDARIPESYIDSERLRLEAYQKLSAAASATAKPDAIDLVIEEMRDRYGEPPAEVDGLIAVARLRRRAARVDLADVVAMGPNLRIAPAHLADSMRVRLQRLYPKAKLVSNGDALVVPLPTAGGDAVEDAALIAWVAQLLDQLFPEPPAPAGEPAQA, encoded by the coding sequence GTGACAGTTCCCGGGATCGTGCGCGCCCTCGAGCAGGCTGAGTCATTCCGGGATGCTGTGGCCGCAGCATCCGTCGACGCAGACTTCTCCCTCGTCGAAGGGCTCGATGCGCCGCTGCTGGCCGCCTTGCTCGCTCACCGTCGTGCGCACGGTCGCGGTGGGGTCCTGCTGGCGATCGCCCCGACAGGCCGCCGCGCCGAGACGCTCGGGCCCGCTCTGCAGGCGGTCATCCCCGGCGCGGTGTCGCTGCACTTCCCCGCGTGGGAGACGCTGCCGCACGAGCGCCTCAGCCCCAGCCCGGAGACCGTCGGACAGCGCCTCGAGGTGCTCCGTCGCGTCGCCCAGTGGGACGGCGAGACGCCGCTGATCGTGACCGCCTCGGTGCGCGCGGCGCTGCAGCCGCTCGCCGGCGGGCTGAACGACCTCGCACCGATCTCGCTGACGATGGGCGGCCGAGGTCACGACCTCGGCGAAGTGACCGAGCGACTGGTCGAGCTGGCCTATCACCGTGTCGACATGGTGTCGCGGCGCGGCGAGTTCGCACTGCGCGGCGGGATCCTCGACGTGTTCCCCCCGGTGGCCGACCACCCGTACCGCGTCGAGTTCTTCGGCGACGAGGTCGACCAGATCCGCGCGTTCAGCGTCGCCGACCAGCGCTCGCTGCCCGGCGACATCGCGGCGGTGGAGCTGGCCGCCAGCCGTGAGCTGCTCCTGACGGAGGCCGTGCGGTCTCGTGCGCGAGAGCTGAAGGACGAGTTCCCCGGCATCCGGGGCATGCTCGAGAAGATGTCCGAGGGTATTCCGGTGGAGGGCATGGAGTCCCTCACCCCGGCCCTCGTCGACGAGGTCGTGACGCTGGTGGACTACCTCCCGGAGGGCACCGCGATCGCGCTGGTCGACCCCGAGCGGGCCGTCACCCGTGCCGTCACGCTGAGCGACACGAACCGCGAGTTCCTCGAGGCGGCGTGGAACGCCGCGACGGCCGGCGCGAAGACCCCGGTCGACCTCGGTGCGGGCGACTTCGTCACGCTGCCCAAGCTGCGCGAGGCGTCGCAGGCCCGCGGAGACGTGTGGTGGACGCTCAGCACCTTCGACTCGGGTGCCGCGGACGCCTCGGCCGAGGGCCTGCTCGACCCCGACATCGATGTCGCACTGCAGGCCTCCGCCGTCATCCGGCTGCGCGGAACGGCCGTGCCGTCCTTCCACGGCAACGTCGACGGTGCGACCGCGCACATCGGCGAGCTCCTGGCCGACGGCTGGCGGGTCGTGGTGGCCGCGTCCGGCCAGGGTCTGGTCGAGCGCGCGCGCGATGTGCTCGCCGAGCGCGGCATCGCCGCCCGCCGGGTCGACTCCGTGCTGGATGCACCCGAACCGGGCGTCGCCTACGTGGTCGCGACCACCCTGGAGCGCGGCTTCGAGCTGCCCGAGGCCAAGTTCGCCGTGCTCACCGAGACCGAGTTCTACGGGCGCACGATCGGCGGCGACTCCCGCGTCGTGAAGAAGCTCGCTTCGCGCCGCCGCAATGTGGTGGACCCGCTGCAGCTGAAGCCCGGGGATTTCGTCGTGCACTCCACGCACGGCATCGGCAAGTTCGTCGAGCTCACGCAGCGCGAGGTCTCCAGCGGCGGGCGCAACGCGGTCAAGACGATCCGCGAGTACCTCGTCCTCGAGTACGCGCCGTCCAAGCGCGGCTACCCCGGCGACAAGCTGTTCGTGCCGACCGACCAGCTCGACCTGCTGTCGCGCTACGTCGGCGGCGAGGCCCCGACGCTGTCCAGGATGGGCGGCAGCGACTGGGCGCAGGCCAAGGGCAAGGCGCGCAAGGCCGTGCGCGACATCGCGGTGGAGCTCGTCAAGCTCTACTCCGCGCGCATGGCGGCCAAGGGGCACGCTTTCGGCCCCGACACCCCGTGGCAGCGCGAGCTGGAGGAGGCGTTCCCGTTCGCGGAGACGCTCGATCAGCTCCAGACGATCGATGAGATCAAGGCCGACATGGAGAAGCCGATCCCGATGGATCGCCTGCTCTCCGGCGACGTCGGCTTCGGCAAGACCGAGGTGGCCGTCCGCGCCGCCTTCAAGGCCATCCAGGACGGCAAGCAGGTCGCGATGCTCGTTCCGACCACCCTCCTGGTCAAGCAGCACATCGAGACCTTCACCGAGCGGTTCGCCGGCTTCCCCGTGCAGGTCCGCCCGCTGTCGCGCTTCCAGAGCGACAAAGAGGCCAAGGCGACTCTCGCCGGCCTGACGGACGGCACCGTCGACATGGTCATCGGCACGCACCGCATCCTCACCGAGAAGGTGATCTTCAAGGATCTCGGCCTGATGATCATCGACGAGGAGCAGCGGTTCGGCGTCGAGCACAAAGACGCGCTGAAGAAGATCAAGACCAACGTCGACATCCTGGCGATGAGCGCCACGCCGATCCCGCGCACGCTGGAGATGGCGGTCGCCGGCATCCGGGAGATGTCGACGCTGCAGACTCCGCCGGAGGACCGGCATCCGATCCTCACCTACGTCGGCCCGCGCAATGACAAGCAGATCGCCGCGGCGATCCGGCGTGAGCTGCTGCGCGAGGGCCAGGTCTTCTACGTGCACAACCGCGTGCAGTCGATCCAGCGGGTGGCCGCCGAGCTCGCCGAACTCGTGCCGGAGGCCCGCATCGCCGTCGCGCACGGCCAGATGGGGGAGCACGCGCTGGAGAACGTCGTCGACGACTTCTGGGAACGCCGCGCCGATGTGCTGGTGTCCACCACCATCATCGAGACCGGCCTCGACATCGCCAACGCGAACACGATCATCATCGACCGCGCCGACAAGTACGGGCTCTCGCAGCTGCACCAGCTGCGTGGCCGCGTCGGGCGCGCGCGCGAGCGGGCGTACGCCTACTTCCTGTACGACGAGATGAAGCCGCTGTCCGAGACAGCGGCCGATCGGCTCGAGACGATCGCGGTCAACAACGACCTGGGCAGTGGCATGCAGGTCGCGCTGAAGGACCTCGAGATCCGCGGCGCGGGCAATATGCTCGGCGCCGAGCAGGCCGGGCACATCGCCGGCGTCGGGTTCGACCTGTACCTCCGGATGATCGGCGAGGCCGTCGCGACCTTCCGTGGCGAAGACACCGAGACCACGACCGAGCTGCGCCTGGAGCTGCCGGTGGATGCCCGCATCCCCGAGTCGTACATCGACAGCGAGCGGCTGCGCCTGGAGGCGTACCAGAAGCTCTCGGCCGCGGCATCCGCGACCGCCAAGCCGGATGCGATCGACCTCGTGATCGAGGAGATGCGCGACCGTTACGGCGAGCCGCCCGCCGAGGTGGACGGGCTGATCGCGGTCGCACGTCTGCGCCGCCGCGCGGCGCGGGT
- the pth gene encoding aminoacyl-tRNA hydrolase, whose product MAETWLVVGLGNPGPRYETTRHNVGQMVVDELARRRGEVLRSHKTNARIAETWLRPGAAKLVLAKPNSFMNVSGGPVSSLAKFYGVDPDHVVVIHDELDIPFDTIKLKIGGGHGGHNGVRDVAKALGTPEFPRVRVGVGRPVGRQDPADWVLDPFGATERQNLPVLISDAADAVEQLVGEGLLAAQQRHHAPRV is encoded by the coding sequence ATGGCAGAAACGTGGCTCGTGGTCGGTCTGGGCAATCCCGGTCCGCGCTACGAAACGACCCGGCACAACGTCGGCCAGATGGTGGTGGACGAACTCGCCCGGCGACGCGGCGAGGTGCTGCGCTCGCACAAGACCAACGCCCGCATTGCCGAGACGTGGCTGCGTCCGGGTGCGGCCAAGCTCGTGCTCGCCAAGCCGAACTCCTTCATGAACGTGTCCGGCGGGCCCGTGTCGTCGCTCGCCAAGTTCTACGGCGTCGACCCCGACCACGTCGTGGTGATCCACGATGAGCTGGACATTCCGTTCGACACGATCAAGCTGAAGATCGGCGGCGGCCACGGCGGTCACAACGGTGTCCGCGATGTCGCCAAGGCCCTGGGCACCCCCGAGTTCCCGCGCGTGCGGGTCGGCGTGGGGCGTCCGGTCGGCCGACAGGACCCCGCCGACTGGGTGCTGGACCCGTTCGGCGCGACCGAGCGGCAGAACCTGCCGGTGCTGATCTCCGACGCGGCCGATGCGGTCGAACAGCTTGTCGGCGAGGGACTTCTCGCGGCGCAGCAGCGCCATCACGCGCCGCGCGTGTGA
- a CDS encoding 50S ribosomal protein L25/general stress protein Ctc, with protein sequence MSEDNNKVHAELRENFGKGFARRLRAAGKIPAVIYGHGAEPKHVALPGHQVALLIRKANVVLELDVAGSHELTLVKDVQRDPVRQIIEHIDLLVVKKGEKVQVDVPVVVIGESAPGTIANLDAVSILLEVEATHIPEKIELDIEGLEDGAHVTAADLKLPKGATLIADPETLIIGITGVAGDSSIEEADAAVAAAQAEVSEEA encoded by the coding sequence ATGTCGGAAGACAACAACAAGGTTCACGCCGAGCTGCGTGAGAACTTCGGCAAGGGCTTCGCCCGTCGCCTCCGCGCCGCCGGCAAGATCCCGGCCGTCATCTACGGTCACGGTGCCGAGCCCAAGCACGTCGCGCTGCCCGGACACCAGGTCGCCCTGCTGATCCGCAAGGCCAACGTCGTCCTCGAGCTCGACGTCGCCGGCTCGCACGAGCTCACGCTCGTCAAGGACGTCCAGCGTGACCCGGTGCGCCAGATCATCGAGCACATCGACCTCCTCGTCGTGAAGAAGGGCGAGAAGGTCCAGGTCGACGTTCCCGTCGTCGTCATCGGCGAGTCCGCTCCCGGAACGATCGCGAACCTCGACGCCGTGTCGATCCTGCTCGAGGTCGAGGCCACGCACATCCCCGAGAAGATCGAGCTCGACATCGAGGGCCTCGAGGATGGCGCGCACGTCACCGCCGCCGACCTCAAGCTACCCAAGGGCGCGACCCTGATCGCCGACCCCGAGACGCTGATCATCGGCATCACCGGTGTCGCCGGCGACTCCTCGATCGAAGAGGCTGACGCGGCCGTCGCTGCGGCTCAGGCCGAGGTCTCCGAAGAGGCTTGA
- the gndA gene encoding NADP-dependent phosphogluconate dehydrogenase, which yields MTEAAANIGVVGLAVMGSNLARNLASREGNTVAIYNRSHDKTTHLVAEHPEAGFIPAATYEEFAASLQKPRTAIIMVKAGAGTDAVIDALVNVFEPGDIIVDGGNALFTDTIRREKAVRETGINFVGAGISGGEEGALLGPSIMPGGSDESWVTLGPILKSIAAIAEGEPCVTHVGHDGAGHFVKMVHNGIEYADMQLIAEAYDLIRRGTGKTPAEIADVFAEWNRGELESYLIEITAEVLRQVDAETGLPLVDVILDQAGAKGTGAWTVQTALNLGVPVSGIAEAVFARSLSSHPEQRAVSGDLPGPDEAAGFAPDADAFIEDVRLALYASKIVAYSQGFDEIRAGAAEYDWKIDLGAISKIWRGGCIIRAQFLNRIADAYGATPDLPVLLTAPYFVEALGRAQGSWRRIVSTAATTGIPAPAFSSSLSYYDGIRADRLPAALVQGQRDFFGAHTYKRIDKPGTFHTLWSGDRTEIEAEDTH from the coding sequence GTGACCGAGGCAGCAGCCAATATCGGAGTCGTCGGCCTGGCAGTGATGGGCTCCAACCTGGCGCGCAATCTGGCGAGCCGCGAAGGCAACACGGTCGCGATCTACAACCGCAGCCACGACAAGACGACGCATCTGGTCGCTGAGCACCCCGAGGCCGGATTCATCCCGGCCGCCACCTACGAAGAGTTCGCCGCGTCGCTGCAGAAGCCGCGCACCGCGATCATCATGGTGAAGGCGGGTGCGGGCACGGATGCCGTGATCGATGCGCTCGTGAACGTGTTCGAGCCCGGCGACATCATCGTCGACGGCGGCAACGCGCTGTTCACCGACACGATCCGCCGCGAGAAGGCGGTCCGCGAGACCGGCATCAACTTCGTCGGCGCCGGAATCTCCGGCGGCGAAGAGGGCGCCCTCCTCGGCCCCTCGATCATGCCCGGCGGCTCGGACGAGTCGTGGGTCACGCTCGGGCCGATCCTGAAGTCGATCGCGGCGATCGCCGAGGGCGAGCCGTGCGTCACGCACGTCGGCCACGACGGCGCGGGCCACTTCGTCAAGATGGTGCACAACGGCATCGAGTACGCCGACATGCAGCTCATCGCCGAGGCCTACGACCTGATCCGCCGCGGCACCGGCAAGACGCCGGCCGAGATCGCCGACGTCTTCGCCGAGTGGAACCGCGGCGAGCTGGAGTCCTACCTCATCGAGATCACGGCCGAGGTGCTCCGCCAGGTGGATGCCGAGACCGGCCTCCCGCTCGTGGACGTCATCCTCGACCAGGCCGGCGCCAAGGGCACCGGCGCCTGGACCGTGCAGACCGCCCTCAACCTCGGTGTGCCGGTCTCCGGCATCGCAGAGGCCGTCTTCGCCCGCTCGCTCTCCAGCCACCCCGAGCAGCGCGCCGTCTCCGGCGACCTGCCCGGACCGGACGAGGCCGCCGGGTTCGCCCCCGACGCCGACGCCTTCATCGAAGACGTCCGCCTCGCCCTCTACGCCTCGAAGATCGTCGCCTACTCGCAGGGCTTCGACGAGATCCGTGCCGGCGCAGCCGAGTACGACTGGAAGATCGACCTCGGCGCGATCTCGAAGATCTGGCGCGGCGGCTGCATCATCCGCGCGCAGTTCCTCAACCGCATCGCCGACGCCTACGGGGCGACCCCCGATCTGCCGGTGCTGCTGACCGCGCCGTACTTCGTGGAGGCCCTCGGCCGCGCCCAGGGCTCGTGGCGCCGGATCGTCTCGACCGCCGCGACCACCGGCATCCCTGCTCCGGCGTTCTCGTCCTCGCTGTCGTACTACGACGGCATCCGTGCCGACCGGCTGCCGGCCGCCCTCGTCCAGGGACAGCGCGACTTCTTCGGTGCGCACACGTACAAGCGCATCGACAAGCCGGGCACGTTCCACACGCTGTGGTCGGGCGACCGCACCGAGATCGAGGCCGAAGACACGCACTGA
- a CDS encoding FAD-binding oxidoreductase — protein sequence MDIAQLRHAVAGPVIAQGDAEWDDARLFHSGIGEPELIVRVRSVADVQAAVRFAAEGLVVGVRGGGHSAWGTLPGGLIVDLSALDDVEVDAPAVHVGGGATWGSVAETLGAHGLGLSSGDTASVGVGGLTLGGGIGWMTRAWGLACDQLVGVQLVTAAGDVVEVTAGSHPELFWALRGGGGNFGVVTRFDFEAHPLPGVVWTTLSIDGDAAPLLARLEDVMRDAPRALTVTYMDVPAMDPSAPAGASLSACWVGTDVEAARAVLAPLLEIDGITEVEGGVRRYRDVLLEAPPFDPAMPMPGFVGGNTLLRVLDAELVSLLTGFRERYPASVLMLRSVGGAYGDVAQDDSPFPARTATWFAMAGAFDIPGLLDAEARAGAQRDWDAIEAHGDGIYTNFTVSTDAEIARKAFPPATMARLARVKQEWDPQNVFSRNHNVRPA from the coding sequence ATGGATATCGCACAGCTCCGTCACGCCGTCGCAGGACCGGTCATCGCCCAGGGCGATGCCGAGTGGGATGACGCACGTCTGTTCCACTCCGGCATCGGTGAACCGGAGCTCATCGTGCGCGTGCGGTCGGTCGCCGACGTGCAGGCCGCCGTGCGGTTCGCCGCCGAGGGGCTCGTGGTGGGCGTGCGCGGCGGCGGGCACAGTGCGTGGGGCACGCTTCCCGGCGGGCTGATCGTCGATCTGTCGGCGCTCGACGACGTCGAGGTGGATGCCCCGGCGGTGCATGTCGGCGGCGGCGCGACGTGGGGGAGTGTCGCCGAGACCCTCGGCGCGCACGGGCTCGGGCTGAGTTCGGGCGACACGGCGTCCGTCGGTGTCGGCGGCTTGACGCTGGGTGGCGGGATCGGCTGGATGACGCGCGCCTGGGGTCTCGCCTGCGACCAGCTCGTCGGCGTCCAGCTCGTGACCGCGGCCGGCGACGTCGTCGAGGTCACCGCCGGCTCGCACCCCGAGCTGTTCTGGGCGCTCCGCGGCGGGGGCGGCAACTTCGGCGTCGTGACCCGCTTCGACTTCGAAGCGCACCCGTTGCCGGGCGTCGTGTGGACGACCCTGTCGATCGACGGCGATGCGGCACCGCTGCTCGCGCGACTCGAGGACGTCATGCGTGACGCGCCCCGGGCGCTCACCGTCACGTACATGGACGTGCCCGCGATGGACCCGAGTGCCCCTGCGGGCGCCTCGTTGTCGGCGTGCTGGGTCGGTACCGACGTCGAGGCCGCGCGGGCGGTGCTCGCCCCACTCCTCGAGATCGACGGCATCACCGAGGTAGAGGGCGGAGTCCGTCGCTACCGCGACGTGCTGCTCGAGGCGCCGCCGTTCGATCCGGCGATGCCGATGCCGGGCTTCGTCGGGGGCAACACCCTGCTGCGCGTGCTGGACGCCGAACTGGTTTCGCTGCTGACCGGCTTCCGCGAGCGGTACCCGGCATCCGTCCTGATGCTGCGATCCGTCGGCGGAGCGTACGGCGACGTGGCCCAGGACGACTCCCCGTTCCCCGCGCGAACGGCCACCTGGTTCGCCATGGCCGGTGCGTTCGACATCCCGGGGTTGCTCGACGCGGAGGCGCGTGCGGGCGCACAGCGCGACTGGGACGCGATCGAGGCGCACGGTGACGGCATCTACACGAACTTCACGGTCTCCACGGATGCGGAGATCGCCCGCAAGGCCTTCCCGCCGGCGACGATGGCGCGACTGGCACGGGTGAAGCAGGAGTGGGATCCGCAGAACGTGTTCTCCCGCAACCACAACGTGCGCCCGGCCTGA
- a CDS encoding magnesium and cobalt transport protein CorA codes for MPLVDFGVYVDGARTPDPATLTDTFEVMRERHGMAWIGLYRPSEDEVREIAAEFDLHPLAVEDALVGHQRAKLDRYGDTEFIVLRPARYVDSTEEVEFGEVHVFVGVDFVVTVRHAESPDLARVRHRMEENPELLALGPQAVLYAILDEVVDEYSPVIAGLENDIDEIEDQLFDGDPGVARRIFGLSREVIEFQRAVQPLVPILETLRGDEQHPIDLELRRALRDVLDHAQRAVERADGYRAILENALLVHSTLVAQAQNEEMRRMTEHSLGQNEQVKKVSSWAAILFAPTLVGTIYGMNFDFMPELHWVFGYPMALGLMAATSITLYFVFKRRHWL; via the coding sequence ATGCCCCTCGTGGACTTCGGTGTGTATGTCGACGGCGCTCGGACCCCTGACCCCGCGACCCTCACCGACACCTTCGAGGTGATGCGCGAGCGGCACGGCATGGCGTGGATCGGTCTGTACCGCCCCTCCGAGGACGAGGTCCGCGAGATCGCGGCGGAGTTCGACCTGCACCCGCTGGCGGTGGAGGACGCGCTTGTCGGGCACCAACGGGCCAAGCTCGATCGCTACGGCGACACCGAGTTCATCGTGCTGCGGCCGGCGCGCTACGTGGACTCGACCGAGGAGGTCGAGTTCGGCGAGGTGCACGTGTTCGTCGGCGTCGACTTCGTCGTCACCGTGCGCCACGCCGAATCACCCGATCTCGCGCGCGTGCGGCACCGCATGGAGGAGAACCCCGAGCTGCTGGCACTCGGACCGCAGGCCGTGCTCTACGCGATCCTGGACGAGGTCGTCGACGAGTACTCGCCCGTGATCGCGGGTCTCGAGAACGACATCGACGAGATCGAGGATCAGCTGTTCGACGGCGATCCCGGCGTCGCCCGGCGCATCTTCGGGCTGTCCCGCGAGGTGATCGAGTTCCAACGCGCTGTTCAGCCGCTCGTGCCGATCCTGGAGACGCTCCGCGGTGACGAGCAGCATCCGATCGATCTGGAGCTGCGCCGCGCGCTGCGCGACGTGCTCGACCACGCGCAGCGTGCCGTCGAGCGGGCCGATGGCTACCGGGCGATCCTGGAGAACGCGCTGCTGGTGCACTCGACGCTCGTCGCTCAGGCGCAGAACGAGGAGATGCGACGCATGACCGAGCACAGTCTCGGCCAGAACGAGCAGGTCAAGAAGGTGTCGTCGTGGGCCGCGATCCTGTTCGCTCCGACGCTGGTCGGGACGATCTACGGCATGAACTTCGACTTCATGCCCGAGCTGCACTGGGTGTTCGGGTATCCGATGGCGCTGGGGCTGATGGCGGCCACCAGTATCACGCTGTACTTCGTCTTCAAGCGCCGTCACTGGCTCTAG
- a CDS encoding ABC transporter ATP-binding protein, protein MTDAATGAAGSPSTAPDQPLYRLTGVTKRYAQKGRTVDALAGVDLELAEGDFVAIQGPTGGGKSTLLQLLGALEKPTTGSISLGTTELSRATASQLGALRAQAIGFVFQGFNLIPTLTAIENVEMALEPLGGSRADHRQRAAEALAAVQLADRHDHLPSELSGGQQQRVAIARAIVKNPRVLLADEPTGNLDEQTRDEIMAVLTDLNRTGLTLIVVTHDSHVARMAHRRLRLKQGTVTELTR, encoded by the coding sequence ATGACGGATGCCGCGACCGGCGCGGCGGGATCGCCGAGCACCGCACCGGACCAGCCCCTCTACCGGCTCACCGGAGTGACCAAGCGTTACGCGCAGAAGGGGCGTACCGTCGACGCGCTCGCCGGCGTCGACCTGGAACTGGCGGAGGGCGACTTCGTCGCGATCCAGGGCCCGACCGGCGGGGGCAAGTCCACGCTCCTGCAGTTGCTCGGCGCGCTGGAGAAGCCCACGACAGGCTCGATCAGCCTGGGCACGACCGAGCTGTCGCGTGCGACGGCGAGTCAGCTCGGCGCGCTGCGGGCACAGGCGATCGGTTTCGTGTTCCAGGGGTTCAACCTCATCCCCACCCTCACCGCGATCGAGAACGTGGAGATGGCGCTCGAGCCTCTCGGCGGCTCGCGTGCGGACCACCGGCAGCGTGCGGCGGAAGCGCTCGCGGCGGTGCAACTGGCGGATCGCCACGATCATCTGCCGTCCGAGCTCTCCGGCGGGCAGCAGCAGCGCGTGGCGATCGCCCGCGCCATCGTGAAGAATCCACGGGTGCTGCTCGCCGATGAACCGACCGGCAACCTCGACGAGCAGACGCGCGACGAGATCATGGCGGTGCTGACCGACCTGAACCGCACAGGGCTCACTCTCATCGTCGTGACGCACGACTCGCATGTCGCGCGGATGGCGCACCGCCGGCTGCGCCTGAAGCAGGGCACGGTGACCGAGCTGACGCGCTGA
- a CDS encoding ABC transporter permease has translation MYWTYLRRELAGRKKQTIIVAAGLAVAIALVIIVNSLAAGVRDAQAEALQSVYGVGTDLTVTGAAAEPGQGGGPQFEFEDGAGESTDGTTTLSQSRLMTDRMRGTIDASSVDTVTGLDGVSAASGALSLTNTTFSGEMPDRSQTQVQPEAGAAPPQGGPDGAGGSAFDLNSFTVLGVDTNAATVGPLSAVTVPEGRALTAEDAGQNVAVLDATYASTNSLAVGGTIDVGGSEMEIVGIVASASDTADTAADVYIPLGVAQSLAGVEDVISTVYVQAASAGDIGAVQAAIEESLPDATVSSQSDLASTVSGSLSSASALISNLGTWLSLIVLGVAVLLAVLFTISGVSRRTREFGTLKAIGWSNGRVVGQVAGESMVQGLIGGGIGLALGLLGIWVINVISPTISVASETPGRGGPAGGAFPGALQAAASDIVLHASLTAWVIIAAIGLAIAGGLIAGVFGGWRAARLSPAEALRSVN, from the coding sequence ATGTATTGGACGTACCTGCGACGGGAACTCGCCGGACGCAAGAAGCAGACGATCATCGTGGCCGCCGGACTGGCTGTCGCGATCGCATTGGTCATCATCGTGAATTCGCTGGCCGCCGGGGTGCGCGATGCCCAGGCGGAGGCGCTTCAGTCCGTGTACGGCGTGGGCACGGACCTCACGGTCACCGGTGCGGCAGCCGAGCCCGGCCAGGGCGGCGGACCGCAGTTCGAGTTCGAGGACGGTGCCGGCGAGAGCACCGACGGCACCACGACCCTCAGTCAGTCCCGTCTGATGACCGATCGGATGCGGGGGACGATCGATGCGTCGAGCGTCGACACCGTCACGGGGCTCGACGGCGTCAGCGCGGCATCCGGGGCCCTCAGCCTGACCAACACGACCTTCTCGGGCGAGATGCCCGACCGCTCGCAGACCCAGGTGCAGCCGGAGGCCGGCGCCGCGCCGCCGCAGGGCGGACCCGACGGCGCGGGCGGGAGCGCCTTCGATCTGAACTCGTTCACCGTTCTCGGCGTCGATACGAACGCCGCCACGGTCGGACCGCTGTCCGCCGTCACGGTGCCGGAAGGCCGTGCCCTGACTGCGGAGGACGCGGGACAGAACGTCGCTGTGCTCGACGCGACCTACGCATCGACCAACTCGCTCGCCGTCGGCGGCACGATCGACGTCGGCGGCTCCGAGATGGAGATCGTCGGGATCGTGGCGTCGGCCTCCGATACGGCCGACACGGCAGCCGACGTCTACATCCCGCTCGGCGTCGCGCAGAGCCTGGCCGGCGTCGAGGATGTGATCTCGACCGTCTACGTGCAAGCAGCCTCCGCGGGAGACATCGGCGCCGTTCAGGCCGCTATCGAGGAGAGCCTGCCCGACGCGACCGTCAGTTCGCAGTCGGATCTCGCCTCGACCGTGTCGGGGTCGCTCTCCAGCGCGTCCGCCCTCATCTCGAACCTCGGCACTTGGCTCTCGCTCATCGTGCTCGGCGTCGCCGTGCTTCTGGCCGTCCTGTTCACGATCTCCGGCGTATCGCGCCGCACCCGTGAGTTCGGCACCCTGAAGGCCATCGGCTGGTCCAACGGACGCGTCGTCGGGCAGGTCGCCGGCGAATCGATGGTGCAGGGACTGATCGGCGGAGGGATCGGGCTCGCGCTGGGCCTCCTCGGGATCTGGGTGATCAACGTGATCTCGCCGACGATCTCCGTGGCGTCGGAGACCCCGGGTCGGGGAGGCCCGGCCGGGGGAGCATTCCCCGGCGCGCTGCAGGCCGCGGCATCCGACATCGTCCTGCACGCCTCGTTGACCGCGTGGGTGATCATCGCCGCGATCGGCCTCGCGATCGCCGGCGGTCTCATCGCCGGAGTCTTCGGCGGATGGCGCGCGGCCCGACTCAGCCCGGCCGAAGCACTTCGCTCGGTGAACTGA